The Tripterygium wilfordii isolate XIE 37 chromosome 5, ASM1340144v1, whole genome shotgun sequence DNA segment GTGGATACTAATGTGCGGCATTCCATGAACAGGTTGTTTCTTCTTGGTTTAGATAAATATGGGAAGGGTGATTGGCGAAGCATTTCTCGAAACTTTGTAGTGACCAGAACACCTACGCAAGTGGCAAGCCATGCGCAAAAGTACTTCATTCGTATGAACTCGATGAACAAAGATAGAAGGCGATCGAGCATCCATGACATTACCAGTGTTGGCAATGGAGATATTTCAGCACCTCAAGGACCCATCACTGGTCAATCAAATGGTACTGCTCCTGGAGCTTCGTCTGGAAAGTCAACCAAACAACCTCCTCAACACCCAACTAGACCCCCAGGCGTTGGCATGTACGGTCCTCCGAGCATAGGGCAACCTATAGGAGGGCCCCTCGTTTCAGCAGTAGGCACTCCTGTGAATCTTCCTGCCCCTGCACACATGGCATATGGTATCAGAGCTCCAATGCCAGGAACTGTACCTGGAGCAATGGTTCCCGGTGCACCAATGAACATGGTGCCTATGACGTATCCAATGCCGCACACAACCGCTCATCGGTAATGCACTTTTAGCCATGAAATGTGCTAACAGACAGCAGACCTTCAGCTTGTGCTCATATTGGGTAAGTACTTTTGCATGTCATCCTGAATAAGATTTACGGTTTCGAATCACAAGAAGTCTCATTTCTTCTGTCATTTGTTCTAAATCTCAAATAAAGCCAGAGGGAAAGAGACTACATGCATCTGTATAGGCAAATTATCATAAATTTCAAAGCATTTGTGGATAGAGAAGCATTCTGCTATGTTTTTGGTCATTGAGACTATTGAACATTATGAGAGTAGTAGAAGCAGTCAATGTTAATGAGTTTGAGATTATATTTATGTGGATGTATAATGAGTTTGATATAAACCGCGGCGCCCGCTGTAAAGTACACAGTTTACAGAGCCTGCGGTAAACTCTGTACATTACTACAAAATATGTCCGCTGTAAAGTACACAATTTATCGCGGCGCCTATTGTAAAATATGCATTCAATAGTCGCTCACGCAGTAAAATGTGTACTTTACCGCGGCTACCAGTGCAAAATGTGTCCGCTGTAAAGTACACAATTTACCGCGACGCCTACTACGCGGCAGTAAAATGAGTACTTTTACCGCGGTGCCTAGTGCAAGATGGgtattcactattcatcaaccgCGGCAATTGATTGTTATAAGATGTTATAAATAGGGAGGAAATATTGTTGTTGGAGAAGTACCAAAATTGtcaaattgttttgttttccttttcgaGTCATATGGAAGAGAATGGAGATATTCTTAGGTTCTCTAACAAAAAGAGAATCAAGTTAGTGTTTGTATCACGAAAGAATGAGCGATCATCAGATTAGTAATTTACCAAAAGTGAGTAGCTCTCTCTTAGCCTCTCTatctttctctttgtttttgtgtgtgcatatacacacacacacacattcagGAAGACTCAAGTGCGGAAGCCCACCCTTTATTTTAAGTGCAAGATTCATCTAATACCATTCATGCACGACCCCATCACGTGTGGGGGTTACACTTACGCCAAATAAATGGTATTAGATAGATCCAATCAAGTGC contains these protein-coding regions:
- the LOC119998193 gene encoding transcription factor SRM1-like, which translates into the protein MTVDETDCSSVWTREQDRAFEKALATQPEDSSDWWEKIAADVPGKTLEEIKEHYELLVEDINQIEAGCVPLPNYTSSSEGSTSHARDDGTGKKGGHYGHYNSESNHGSKGSRSDQERRKGIAWTEDEHRLFLLGLDKYGKGDWRSISRNFVVTRTPTQVASHAQKYFIRMNSMNKDRRRSSIHDITSVGNGDISAPQGPITGQSNGTAPGASSGKSTKQPPQHPTRPPGVGMYGPPSIGQPIGGPLVSAVGTPVNLPAPAHMAYGIRAPMPGTVPGAMVPGAPMNMVPMTYPMPHTTAHR